From the genome of Flavobacterium ovatum, one region includes:
- a CDS encoding BRO family protein, with the protein MDDIKLFEAKHVRTSWSEEEEQWYFSVIDIIGTLTESSVPKRYWTDLKKKLSKEGSELYDKIVQLKFKASDGKKYATDCLEIQDVFRLIQSIPSPKAEPFKLWLAQVAAERLDEMQDPELTIDRALEQYLNLGYSENWINQRLKSIEIRKELTDEWKRLGLKEGQQFASLTDIITKTWSGQTTKEYKVLKGLKKENLRDNMTNTELILNMLAEASTKDISQAVNPENFDESKIVAKQGGEIAGNARKELESKTGKKVVTGLNAKSFLDDKNK; encoded by the coding sequence ATGGATGATATAAAGTTATTTGAAGCTAAGCATGTTCGGACGTCTTGGAGTGAAGAGGAGGAGCAATGGTATTTCTCAGTGATAGATATCATTGGGACTTTAACAGAAAGTAGTGTTCCCAAAAGGTATTGGACGGACTTGAAAAAGAAGCTTTCTAAGGAAGGAAGTGAGTTGTACGATAAAATCGTACAACTGAAATTTAAAGCCTCTGATGGTAAGAAGTATGCTACTGACTGTCTTGAAATACAGGATGTTTTCCGTCTCATACAATCCATTCCTTCGCCCAAAGCAGAGCCTTTTAAGTTGTGGTTGGCACAAGTAGCTGCCGAGCGTTTGGACGAAATGCAAGACCCAGAACTTACTATTGATAGAGCTTTAGAGCAATACTTAAATCTTGGTTACAGTGAAAACTGGATTAATCAACGCTTAAAAAGTATTGAAATCCGCAAAGAATTGACCGATGAATGGAAAAGGTTAGGATTGAAAGAAGGGCAACAGTTTGCAAGTTTAACCGATATAATCACCAAAACTTGGTCAGGTCAGACGACTAAAGAATATAAAGTATTAAAAGGGTTGAAAAAAGAAAATCTTCGAGATAACATGACCAACACCGAATTAATTTTGAATATGTTGGCAGAAGCTTCCACCAAAGATATTTCGCAAGCTGTCAATCCTGAAAATTTTGATGAAAGCAAAATTGTAGCCAAGCAAGGCGGTGAAATTGCTGGCAACGCCCGAAAAGAATTAGAATCAAAAACAGGTAAAAAGGTGGTAACGGGTTTGAATGCGAAAAGTTTTTTAGATGATAAAAATAAATAA
- the cysD gene encoding sulfate adenylyltransferase subunit CysD, protein MSSVLKTNALESEAIYIFREVISQFDKPVLLFSGGKDSITLVRLAQKAFFPAKIPFPLLHVDTGHNFPETIEFRDRLVKELGLELIVRNVQDAIDSGKVVEESGKYSSRNSLQTTTLLDAIDEFKFDACIGGARRDEEKARAKERIFSVRDDFGQWDEKNQRPELFDLLNGKIENGQNVRVFPISNWTELDVWSYIEQEQIEIPSIYFSHKRKVFLRDGMIWSHSPHVYQEEDEEIQERIVRFRTVGDMSCTAAVDSYAATISEVVGEIRLSTISERGARIDDKRSEAAMEKRKQQGYF, encoded by the coding sequence ATGAGTTCAGTTTTAAAAACAAATGCTTTAGAAAGTGAAGCGATTTACATATTTAGAGAAGTAATTTCTCAATTTGACAAGCCTGTGTTGCTTTTCTCTGGAGGAAAAGATTCAATTACGTTGGTGAGATTAGCACAAAAAGCTTTTTTCCCGGCTAAAATTCCTTTTCCATTGTTACATGTTGATACAGGACATAATTTTCCTGAGACTATCGAATTTAGAGATAGATTGGTAAAAGAATTAGGATTAGAGCTAATTGTACGTAATGTACAAGATGCTATTGATTCTGGAAAAGTTGTTGAAGAATCTGGAAAGTACTCTAGTAGAAACAGTTTGCAAACAACTACTTTATTAGATGCTATCGACGAATTTAAATTTGATGCTTGTATTGGTGGAGCACGTCGTGACGAAGAGAAAGCAAGAGCAAAAGAACGTATTTTTTCTGTACGTGATGATTTCGGTCAATGGGATGAGAAAAACCAACGACCTGAATTATTCGATTTATTGAATGGTAAAATCGAAAACGGACAAAACGTACGTGTGTTCCCTATTTCAAACTGGACAGAATTAGATGTTTGGAGTTATATCGAACAAGAGCAAATCGAAATTCCATCAATTTACTTTTCACACAAACGTAAAGTATTTTTAAGAGACGGAATGATCTGGTCACATTCTCCTCACGTTTACCAAGAGGAAGACGAAGAAATTCAAGAAAGAATTGTTCGTTTTAGAACGGTAGGAGACATGAGTTGTACAGCAGCAGTTGATTCTTATGCAGCTACAATCTCAGAAGTTGTTGGAGAAATTAGATTATCGACTATTTCAGAAAGAGGTGCTAGAATTGATGATAAACGTTCTGAAGCAGCAATGGAGAAAAGAAAACAACAAGGGTACTTTTAG
- a CDS encoding phosphoadenylyl-sulfate reductase — translation MSATIINTLLDKTKDFSIEETFVFLSAEYKDKVVFSTSFGQEDQVITDLIEKSEAAIKIFTLDTGRMFQETYDVFHRTQKKYKMPIKVYFPEAKAVEELLEKKGPNSFFESVENRKECCFIRKVVPLKKALAGNDVWITGLRAEQSENRSDLHLFEYDDNFKIIKFNPLLKWSLEEVQKYIDSNNVPQNSLHKKGFVSIGCAPCTRAIAEGEDIRAGRWYWEQSHKECGLHSK, via the coding sequence ATGAGTGCAACAATAATAAATACGCTATTAGATAAGACAAAAGATTTTTCTATTGAAGAAACCTTTGTATTTTTGTCGGCTGAATATAAAGACAAAGTCGTTTTTTCAACTTCTTTTGGACAAGAAGACCAGGTAATAACTGATTTGATTGAAAAAAGTGAAGCAGCTATAAAAATCTTTACATTAGATACAGGTCGAATGTTTCAAGAGACTTATGATGTTTTTCATAGAACTCAAAAGAAATATAAAATGCCTATCAAAGTGTATTTTCCAGAAGCGAAAGCAGTTGAGGAATTATTAGAGAAAAAAGGGCCAAACAGCTTTTTTGAATCCGTTGAAAACAGAAAAGAATGTTGTTTTATTCGAAAAGTAGTGCCATTAAAGAAAGCCTTAGCTGGAAATGATGTTTGGATTACGGGATTGCGTGCAGAACAATCTGAAAACAGAAGTGATTTGCATTTGTTCGAATACGATGATAATTTTAAAATCATAAAATTCAATCCGTTATTGAAATGGTCATTGGAAGAAGTTCAAAAATACATTGACAGTAATAATGTGCCACAAAATAGTTTGCACAAAAAAGGTTTCGTAAGCATTGGTTGCGCACCTTGTACAAGAGCCATCGCCGAAGGTGAAGACATAAGAGCAGGAAGATGGTACTGGGAACAAAGCCATAAAGAATGTGGATTGCATTCGAAATAG
- a CDS encoding Rrf2 family transcriptional regulator, with translation MLSKKTKYGIKALTFLARQEDQTPVAIADIAKSENISIKFLESILLLLRHSGFLGAKKGKGGGYYLIKEPKEINMATVYRILEGPIALLPCASHNFYEKCDDCTDEVNCAVRKLMAEVRDNTLKILENNSLADIAF, from the coding sequence ATGCTTTCTAAAAAAACAAAATACGGAATCAAAGCGTTGACTTTTTTGGCTCGCCAAGAAGATCAAACGCCAGTTGCTATTGCTGATATTGCAAAGAGCGAGAATATTTCGATTAAATTTCTAGAGAGTATCTTGTTACTTTTGCGTCATTCTGGTTTTTTGGGTGCCAAAAAAGGAAAAGGTGGTGGTTATTATTTGATTAAAGAACCAAAAGAAATCAATATGGCTACCGTTTATCGCATTCTCGAAGGGCCAATTGCTTTATTACCTTGTGCAAGTCATAACTTTTATGAAAAATGCGATGATTGTACAGATGAAGTCAATTGTGCTGTGCGAAAGTTAATGGCTGAGGTTCGTGATAATACCTTAAAAATTTTAGAAAATAATTCACTGGCTGATATCGCTTTTTAA
- a CDS encoding OsmC family protein, producing the protein MKITLNRVNENFHFELKNDRGHLVNIDARPDFGGNDMGPSPMELVLMGVAGCSGIDMISILKKQRQEITSFKAEVEGKREKVGDANPFKDIYVVFSLEGTIKEDKAAKAAQLSFEKYCSVSKTLEPTATVHYQVILNGVALEK; encoded by the coding sequence ATGAAAATTACATTAAACAGAGTTAACGAAAACTTCCATTTCGAATTAAAAAACGACCGTGGACACCTAGTAAATATTGATGCAAGACCTGATTTTGGGGGTAACGATATGGGGCCAAGCCCAATGGAGTTGGTATTGATGGGAGTTGCCGGATGTAGTGGAATCGATATGATTTCGATTTTGAAAAAACAACGTCAAGAAATCACTTCTTTCAAAGCTGAGGTTGAAGGAAAGAGAGAAAAAGTAGGAGATGCTAATCCGTTTAAGGATATTTATGTGGTTTTTTCTTTAGAAGGAACCATAAAAGAAGATAAAGCTGCGAAAGCTGCACAGTTATCATTCGAAAAATATTGCTCGGTTTCTAAAACTTTAGAGCCGACTGCTACGGTACATTATCAAGTGATTTTGAATGGTGTAGCTCTTGAGAAATAA
- a CDS encoding aminotransferase class I/II-fold pyridoxal phosphate-dependent enzyme produces MNEQEFGFETEAIRTQLDRTQYLEHSVPLYLTSSFVFEDAEDMRASFADEKDRNIYSRYSNPNNNEFVEKVCKMEGAESGFAFASGMAAVYSTLAALLQSGDHIVSAGSVFGATHSLFINYFPKWGIETTYFDIDKPETIESCIKPNTKILFAESPTNPAVDIIDLELLGAIAKKHNLILIIDNCFATPYLQQPIKWGTHLVVHSATKLMDGQGRVLGGVTVGSAELIQKIYLFSRLTGPSLSPFNAWVLSKSLETLSIRLDRHCENALKVAEFLEQHPNVNKVKYPFLKSHPQYAIAQKQMKAGGNIVAFEIKGGLEAGRAFLDKIKLCSLSPNLGDTRTIVTHPASTTHSKLSVDERLKVSITDGLVRVSVGLETVADVIADLEQALS; encoded by the coding sequence ATGAACGAACAAGAATTTGGTTTTGAAACCGAAGCAATACGTACCCAGTTAGATAGAACACAATACTTAGAGCATTCAGTACCGTTATACTTAACTTCTAGTTTTGTATTTGAAGATGCCGAAGACATGCGTGCTTCATTTGCAGATGAAAAAGATAGAAATATATACAGCCGTTATAGTAACCCTAACAACAACGAGTTTGTAGAAAAGGTTTGTAAAATGGAAGGTGCAGAATCTGGTTTTGCTTTTGCATCAGGTATGGCTGCGGTGTATTCCACTTTGGCTGCTTTATTGCAATCTGGAGATCATATTGTGTCGGCAGGAAGTGTTTTTGGAGCAACGCATTCGTTGTTTATAAATTATTTTCCAAAATGGGGTATAGAAACGACCTATTTTGATATCGATAAGCCGGAGACGATTGAAAGTTGTATTAAACCCAATACCAAAATTCTTTTTGCAGAATCACCAACCAATCCAGCGGTAGATATTATCGATTTGGAATTGCTTGGAGCGATTGCCAAAAAGCACAATTTAATTTTGATTATTGATAACTGTTTTGCAACGCCTTATTTACAGCAACCTATCAAGTGGGGAACGCATTTAGTAGTTCATTCTGCTACTAAATTGATGGACGGACAAGGAAGAGTTTTAGGTGGAGTAACAGTAGGAAGTGCTGAATTGATTCAGAAAATCTATTTGTTTTCTCGTCTTACAGGACCGTCATTGTCGCCTTTTAATGCTTGGGTTTTATCTAAAAGCTTAGAAACATTGTCGATTCGTTTAGATAGACATTGTGAAAATGCCTTAAAAGTAGCGGAGTTTTTGGAACAGCATCCTAATGTTAATAAAGTAAAATACCCGTTCTTGAAATCGCATCCACAATATGCAATTGCCCAAAAACAAATGAAAGCAGGTGGTAATATTGTAGCTTTTGAAATTAAAGGTGGACTTGAAGCAGGAAGAGCATTTTTAGATAAAATAAAATTATGTTCGCTTTCGCCAAATTTGGGAGATACAAGAACTATTGTAACACATCCAGCGTCTACAACGCATAGTAAGTTATCTGTAGACGAACGTTTGAAAGTAAGTATCACAGATGGTTTAGTACGTGTTTCTGTAGGTTTAGAAACTGTAGCGGATGTAATTGCTGATTTAGAGCAAGCATTGTCATAA
- a CDS encoding GTP-binding protein, whose product MEVLKIATAGSVDDGKSTLIGRLLYDTQSLTTDKLEAIEKSSKAKGYDYLDFSLATDGLVAEREQGITIDVAHIYFSTAKKSYIIADTPGHVEYTRNMVTGASTSQVSIILIDARKGVIEQTYRHFFINNLLRVKDVIVAVNKMDLVDYSEEVYNKIKADFQALNEKSAYKEQNVSYIPLSALTGDNVVESLGKMPWYTGQTILQHLEELESKDIYDNGLARFPVQTVIRPKTEQYHDFRGYAGKLYGNNIKVGDAVTVLPSLTESKVTKIHFFDQQFDEATAGSSVTLELENDINVTRGDMIVKSNELPKVEKDITTTVCWMDSKKLVAGTKYLIQHNSNRVLAKIDSVNNVIATDYTGTKEASQLAINEIGEVVIKLSKPLYFDAYNDNKSNGAFILIDASTNTTAGVGFIK is encoded by the coding sequence ATGGAAGTTTTAAAAATAGCAACGGCAGGAAGTGTTGATGACGGAAAGAGTACCTTAATCGGAAGATTGTTGTATGATACACAATCCTTGACTACTGATAAATTGGAAGCAATTGAAAAAAGTAGCAAAGCAAAAGGGTATGATTATTTAGATTTCTCATTAGCAACCGACGGATTAGTTGCAGAGAGAGAACAAGGAATTACTATCGATGTAGCACATATCTACTTTTCTACAGCTAAGAAAAGTTACATCATTGCCGATACTCCAGGTCACGTAGAATATACTCGTAACATGGTAACTGGTGCTTCAACTTCACAAGTATCTATCATTTTGATTGATGCTCGTAAAGGAGTAATTGAGCAAACCTACCGTCACTTTTTTATCAATAATTTATTGAGAGTAAAAGATGTGATCGTTGCTGTAAACAAGATGGATTTAGTTGATTATTCTGAAGAAGTTTACAACAAAATAAAAGCAGATTTTCAAGCTTTAAATGAAAAAAGTGCTTACAAAGAACAAAACGTAAGTTACATTCCGTTGAGTGCCTTAACTGGAGATAACGTTGTGGAATCGTTAGGGAAAATGCCTTGGTATACAGGACAAACTATTCTACAGCATTTAGAAGAATTAGAATCAAAAGATATATACGATAACGGATTGGCTCGTTTCCCAGTTCAAACAGTTATTCGTCCAAAAACTGAACAATATCATGATTTTAGAGGGTATGCGGGTAAATTATATGGAAACAACATCAAAGTAGGAGATGCAGTAACAGTTCTTCCTTCTTTAACCGAATCTAAAGTGACCAAGATTCACTTTTTTGACCAACAATTTGACGAAGCTACAGCAGGTTCATCTGTTACTCTTGAGTTAGAAAATGACATCAATGTAACTAGAGGGGATATGATTGTAAAATCGAATGAATTGCCGAAAGTAGAAAAAGATATCACTACAACAGTTTGTTGGATGGACAGCAAAAAACTAGTTGCTGGAACTAAATATTTAATTCAGCACAACTCTAATAGAGTTTTAGCTAAAATTGATAGTGTAAATAACGTAATCGCAACTGATTATACAGGAACAAAAGAAGCATCTCAATTAGCAATTAATGAGATTGGTGAAGTTGTAATCAAATTAAGCAAACCATTATATTTTGATGCTTATAACGATAATAAATCAAATGGAGCTTTTATTTTAATTGACGCTTCAACGAATACAACAGCAGGAGTAGGGTTTATTAAATAA
- a CDS encoding DUF2490 domain-containing protein: MINVLKQQWRKENNKGTFRMQFSKIVIVLFLLGLFANAQTEKNVDHQSLLWTRYNNQLELNEKWSIQTDLDNRIFTKPVEQNLFLARVQLRQKWNDKIEWGIGGVYSQVATQDPEVIKPFHGEEYRGQQDITLKQRLGKINLSHRYQVEERWIRNASQYRLEGGTSFYLRLRYKFQAEYAILKKEKQYLKGIVYDEILINGGNKIIKNTFDQNRIYAALQYGLSPAVALELGYLNSYQEKSNGVDYYNRDIIRFSFFHKLKI; the protein is encoded by the coding sequence ATGATAAACGTTCTGAAGCAGCAATGGAGAAAAGAAAACAACAAGGGTACTTTTAGGATGCAGTTTTCTAAGATAGTAATTGTCTTGTTTCTTTTGGGTCTATTTGCAAATGCGCAAACTGAAAAAAATGTAGATCATCAAAGTCTGTTATGGACGAGATACAATAATCAGTTGGAGCTAAATGAGAAATGGTCTATTCAAACTGATTTAGATAATAGAATATTTACGAAGCCTGTTGAACAAAATCTATTTCTTGCTCGAGTGCAGTTAAGACAGAAATGGAATGATAAAATAGAATGGGGGATTGGAGGCGTTTATTCACAAGTAGCCACACAAGATCCTGAAGTTATTAAGCCATTTCATGGAGAAGAATATAGAGGTCAGCAAGATATTACCCTAAAACAACGTTTGGGTAAAATCAATTTGAGTCATCGATATCAGGTTGAAGAGCGTTGGATTCGAAATGCATCTCAATATAGGTTGGAAGGGGGAACTTCTTTTTATCTAAGATTGAGATATAAGTTTCAGGCTGAATATGCAATTCTGAAAAAAGAGAAGCAGTATTTAAAAGGAATAGTTTATGATGAAATACTGATCAATGGAGGAAACAAAATTATCAAGAATACATTTGATCAGAATAGAATATATGCCGCTTTGCAATATGGATTAAGTCCAGCAGTAGCATTAGAATTGGGATATCTAAACAGTTATCAGGAAAAATCCAACGGTGTAGATTATTACAATAGAGATATTATAAGATTCAGCTTTTTTCATAAGTTGAAAATTTAA
- a CDS encoding bifunctional precorrin-2 dehydrogenase/sirohydrochlorin ferrochelatase, whose product MDTDNSQEQIANSQNELYPIFLKLHNLSVLIVGGGNVGLEKLSFLLKSSPNANVEVVAPKFLPELVTLAGNHPSVKLTKRRFRKKMLKKRNMVIACTDDLKINKRVYDLSRKRYLICNIADTPDLCDYYLGGIVTKGNVKIAISTNGKSPTTAKRLREFFEEVIPEDINQMVENLNDYRKTLKGDFELKVQKMNEITETLKNKE is encoded by the coding sequence ATGGACACAGACAATAGCCAAGAGCAAATAGCCAATAGCCAAAACGAATTGTATCCAATATTCTTAAAGTTACATAACCTAAGTGTACTTATTGTAGGTGGTGGAAATGTAGGATTAGAAAAGCTGTCTTTTTTACTGAAATCAAGTCCCAATGCCAATGTTGAGGTGGTTGCACCAAAATTTCTACCGGAACTTGTCACTTTAGCAGGAAATCATCCTTCTGTAAAATTGACCAAAAGAAGGTTCAGAAAGAAAATGTTGAAAAAACGAAATATGGTCATTGCTTGTACGGATGATTTAAAAATCAACAAACGAGTATATGATTTGTCTCGAAAAAGATATTTGATTTGCAACATTGCCGACACACCCGATTTATGCGATTATTACCTCGGTGGAATCGTAACGAAAGGGAATGTCAAAATTGCGATTTCGACCAATGGAAAATCACCAACAACGGCAAAACGTTTGAGGGAGTTTTTTGAAGAAGTTATACCGGAAGACATCAATCAAATGGTCGAAAACTTGAACGATTATCGAAAGACCTTGAAAGGGGATTTCGAATTGAAAGTTCAAAAAATGAATGAGATTACAGAGACCTTGAAGAATAAAGAGTAA
- a CDS encoding HEPN domain-containing protein, translating to MESFRTEIENPIVQKEIIDLEKKIHAFQGGQIDDERFRSLRLARGIYGQRQEGVQMIRIKLPYGKVSSEQLRRITEVSDKYSTGRLHITTRQDIQIHYVSLDKTPELWADLAKDDITLREACGNTVRNITGSELAGVDADEPFDVTPYAHALFQYLLRNPICQEMGRKFKISFSSSDKDTALSYLHDLGFIPKIVDGQKGFKIMLGGGLGSQPAHAELLSEFVPVNQIIPTAEGVIRVFDRYGERAKRLKARLKFLIKDLGRDEFLRLVDEEKKALPFHSYEIDTTAFEGAISEPLLEVPTVTIDDAAAYEAWKASNVIAQKQAGYAAIGVKVLLGDFYTDKARLLADLIKNYGANELRFSLRQNIVIRNIKEENLPFFYQELAKLDMVALGYDTIGDITACPGTDTCNLGIASSTGIADELERVLKAEYPQFASNKELTIKISGCMNACGQHNMSEIGFQGMSINAGKLVAPALQVLLGGGILGNGSGRFSDKVIKIPSRRGPEALRYILNDFEANANGTKFLDYYDAKGEKYFYEFLKPLADVTNLTDADFVDWGNADNYVKAVGVGECAGVVIDLVQTLLFEAKDKITAAQELFEEKKWSDAIYLAYAGFANGAKALLLAEKQKTNTHAGIIEAFDTVFVAENKIELGTTFSELVYRINKNEPTEAFAKEYIQEAISFFGKLEAYRAADLAKA from the coding sequence ATGGAAAGTTTTAGAACAGAAATAGAAAATCCGATTGTCCAAAAAGAGATTATCGATTTAGAGAAAAAGATACATGCCTTCCAAGGGGGACAAATCGATGATGAACGTTTTCGTTCGCTTCGTTTAGCACGTGGAATTTACGGTCAACGTCAAGAAGGAGTGCAAATGATTCGTATCAAATTGCCTTATGGTAAAGTGAGCAGCGAACAATTGAGAAGAATCACTGAGGTTTCAGATAAATATTCTACTGGACGTTTACATATTACAACCCGTCAGGATATTCAAATTCACTATGTGAGCTTGGATAAAACACCAGAACTTTGGGCAGATTTGGCCAAAGATGATATTACTTTGAGAGAAGCTTGTGGAAACACCGTTCGTAATATTACAGGAAGTGAATTAGCAGGTGTAGATGCAGATGAGCCATTTGATGTAACTCCGTATGCTCACGCTTTGTTTCAATATCTTTTGCGTAACCCAATCTGTCAAGAAATGGGACGTAAATTCAAAATTTCATTCTCATCTTCAGATAAAGATACTGCTTTGAGTTATTTACACGATTTAGGATTTATTCCTAAAATTGTAGATGGACAAAAAGGATTCAAAATCATGTTAGGTGGTGGATTAGGCTCACAACCAGCTCATGCTGAATTGTTGTCTGAATTTGTTCCTGTAAACCAAATTATCCCAACTGCCGAAGGAGTAATCAGAGTTTTTGACCGTTATGGTGAAAGAGCAAAACGTTTGAAAGCACGTTTAAAATTCTTAATCAAAGATTTAGGTCGTGATGAATTTTTACGTTTGGTAGACGAGGAGAAAAAAGCATTGCCTTTTCATTCTTACGAAATAGATACTACTGCTTTTGAAGGAGCCATTTCGGAGCCTTTATTAGAAGTGCCAACAGTTACTATTGATGATGCAGCAGCTTATGAAGCTTGGAAAGCATCCAATGTAATTGCACAAAAACAAGCAGGATATGCTGCCATTGGAGTAAAAGTACTTTTAGGAGATTTTTATACTGATAAAGCTAGATTATTAGCTGATTTGATTAAAAACTACGGAGCAAATGAATTGCGTTTTTCATTACGTCAAAACATTGTTATTCGTAACATCAAAGAAGAAAATTTACCTTTCTTCTACCAAGAGTTAGCCAAATTAGACATGGTTGCTTTAGGATACGATACTATCGGAGATATCACAGCTTGTCCTGGTACAGACACTTGTAACTTAGGAATCGCATCTAGTACAGGTATCGCTGACGAATTGGAAAGAGTTTTAAAAGCAGAATACCCACAGTTTGCCAGCAATAAAGAATTGACTATCAAAATTAGTGGTTGTATGAATGCTTGTGGTCAACACAATATGTCTGAAATTGGATTCCAAGGAATGTCAATCAATGCGGGTAAATTAGTTGCTCCAGCATTACAAGTATTATTAGGTGGTGGAATTTTAGGAAATGGAAGTGGTCGTTTTTCTGACAAAGTAATCAAAATCCCAAGTCGTAGGGGGCCGGAAGCATTGCGTTATATCTTAAATGATTTCGAAGCAAATGCAAACGGAACTAAATTCTTGGATTATTATGATGCAAAAGGTGAAAAGTATTTTTACGAATTCTTGAAACCATTAGCAGATGTTACCAATCTTACCGACGCTGATTTCGTGGATTGGGGTAACGCTGACAACTATGTGAAAGCAGTTGGAGTTGGAGAATGTGCAGGTGTTGTAATCGACTTAGTACAGACTTTATTATTCGAAGCTAAAGATAAAATTACAGCTGCTCAAGAACTTTTCGAAGAGAAAAAATGGTCAGATGCTATTTACTTAGCGTATGCTGGATTTGCAAATGGAGCAAAAGCTTTATTATTAGCCGAAAAGCAAAAAACAAATACGCACGCTGGAATCATCGAAGCATTTGATACTGTTTTTGTAGCCGAAAACAAAATTGAATTAGGAACTACTTTCAGTGAATTAGTATACCGAATCAACAAAAACGAGCCAACGGAAGCTTTTGCAAAAGAGTATATTCAAGAAGCGATTTCGTTTTTCGGGAAATTAGAAGCCTACAGAGCAGCAGATTTAGCGAAAGCATAA
- a CDS encoding sulfite exporter TauE/SafE family protein — protein sequence MDFHIGFIIAGLVVGFVVGLTGVGGGSLMTPILLWFGIPPTTAVGTDLLYAAFTKMGGIFVHHKKSNINWKITGWLSLGSVPAALLTLWILHSIKTDITHINAVIKYSLGWALLFTSIAVVFKNKIMKFSQKHSGDKFHSESTTQNMLTIAIGVLLGATVTLTSIGAGALGTVTLFFLYPLLPTPKLVGTEIAHAVPLTLVAGLGHASMGNLDLGLLGQLLIGSLPGIFLGSMLSGKVPDLILRNAIAGMLFFVGYKLIF from the coding sequence ATGGATTTTCATATAGGTTTTATTATCGCCGGATTAGTAGTTGGCTTCGTAGTTGGTCTAACAGGCGTAGGTGGTGGTTCTTTGATGACACCAATTTTATTATGGTTTGGTATCCCTCCAACAACAGCTGTAGGAACCGATTTATTATATGCTGCTTTTACCAAAATGGGTGGAATTTTTGTTCACCACAAGAAAAGCAACATCAATTGGAAAATCACGGGTTGGCTATCTTTGGGTAGTGTTCCTGCCGCATTGCTAACTTTGTGGATCTTGCATAGCATAAAAACAGATATCACTCACATTAATGCCGTAATAAAATACAGTTTAGGTTGGGCTTTACTTTTTACTTCGATTGCTGTCGTATTCAAAAATAAAATCATGAAATTCTCCCAAAAACATTCAGGAGATAAATTTCATAGCGAAAGTACTACTCAAAACATGCTGACCATTGCCATTGGTGTTTTACTAGGCGCAACTGTCACCTTAACCTCTATTGGAGCTGGTGCTTTAGGAACGGTTACTTTATTCTTTCTTTACCCATTATTACCTACTCCAAAATTGGTAGGAACTGAGATTGCTCACGCGGTACCACTAACGTTGGTAGCAGGTTTAGGACACGCATCAATGGGAAATTTAGACTTAGGTTTACTTGGTCAATTATTAATAGGTTCGCTACCAGGTATATTTTTAGGAAGTATGTTAAGCGGAAAAGTACCCGATTTGATTCTAAGAAACGCTATCGCTGGAATGTTATTTTTTGTAGGTTACAAATTGATATTCTAA